A region from the Desulfomarina profundi genome encodes:
- the crcB gene encoding fluoride efflux transporter CrcB: protein MGNIIAIAVGGGIGSICRYSIAIGAARLAPTFPLGTFLANLFGSLFIGIFWCYFDEVHISHEFRLFLFTGFLGGFTTFSTFSRECVQFFKAGEPIQALSYLFLSNIAGLGMVALGFFLCHRFFRF from the coding sequence ATGGGAAATATTATAGCCATAGCAGTGGGAGGGGGAATAGGCTCCATATGCAGATACAGCATAGCCATCGGCGCAGCAAGGCTCGCCCCGACCTTTCCCCTGGGAACCTTCCTCGCCAACCTCTTCGGATCACTTTTTATTGGGATTTTCTGGTGTTATTTTGATGAAGTTCATATAAGTCATGAGTTCAGACTGTTTCTGTTTACCGGTTTTCTTGGCGGCTTTACGACCTTTTCCACCTTTTCAAGAGAATGTGTTCAATTTTTTAAAGCAGGAGAACCAATTCAGGCGCTCAGCTATCTCTTCTTAAGCAACATTGCCGGTCTCGGTATGGTTGCCCTCGGTTTCTTTCTCTGCCACAGATTTTTTCGTTTCTAG
- a CDS encoding DHH family phosphoesterase, with product MARKRKRLNSQQLCKQKYKNTARDRLQAFWDVFEKEDQVLVIINADPDALAFALAIKRLLRYRVKCVTIAHPNEIRRLNNVAMVERLKIPLVRLKDIKPNEFSKKVMVDSQPNHLPCFEKLEIDAIIDHHPIGGDWDSAFIDIRPEYGAASSMAVEYLRAAGMKPSVALATALFYGIKVDTQDFERKSVLADGISFRYLFNIANRDLVRKFELTDLRRSELKYFNIALSELKYSKRRYYSHVGRVRSPDVLVIVADFLNHVGEIDWVFVSGIHGEKLVVIFRCDGYRKSAGKLADKIFGKVGSAGGIRVPPERKSL from the coding sequence ATGGCTCGGAAACGAAAACGACTGAATTCTCAACAACTTTGTAAGCAGAAATACAAAAATACAGCTCGGGATCGATTACAGGCTTTCTGGGATGTTTTCGAAAAAGAGGATCAGGTTCTGGTTATAATCAATGCGGATCCCGATGCTCTGGCTTTTGCCCTGGCAATCAAACGACTTCTCCGTTACCGGGTAAAATGTGTTACCATTGCCCATCCTAACGAGATCAGGCGTCTCAATAATGTTGCAATGGTTGAGCGGCTGAAAATTCCTCTGGTACGATTAAAGGATATAAAACCGAACGAGTTCAGTAAAAAGGTGATGGTTGATTCCCAGCCAAACCACCTGCCCTGTTTTGAAAAACTCGAGATTGATGCCATTATTGATCATCATCCGATAGGTGGAGACTGGGATTCGGCCTTTATCGATATTCGTCCGGAATATGGGGCAGCATCCTCCATGGCTGTTGAATACCTTCGGGCGGCGGGGATGAAACCTTCAGTGGCTCTTGCCACAGCACTATTCTACGGAATCAAGGTTGATACCCAGGATTTTGAGCGAAAATCGGTTCTTGCCGATGGTATATCCTTTCGTTACCTTTTCAATATTGCCAATCGCGATCTGGTGAGGAAATTTGAACTCACTGATCTCAGGCGTTCTGAACTGAAATATTTTAATATTGCTCTGTCTGAGCTGAAATATTCCAAACGCAGATATTATAGTCACGTCGGTCGGGTCAGAAGCCCTGATGTTTTGGTCATTGTTGCTGATTTTCTTAATCATGTCGGTGAGATAGATTGGGTGTTCGTTTCCGGGATCCATGGGGAGAAACTTGTTGTCATTTTTCGCTGTGACGGGTACCGGAAAAGTGCCGGGAAGCTGGCCGACAAGATATTTGGTAAAGTGGGATCAGCCGGGGGCATAAGGGTGCCGCCAGAGCGGAAGTCCCTTTGA
- a CDS encoding GlgC family sugar phosphate nucleotidyltransferase, with protein MDHRGIRDQEPALLEENAVVQNSLLYNGCKVAGSVRNSILFPGVHVRQGAVVENSVLFFDNSIGENCRLNTVVSDVNTSFGAGANIGAKTGSVAEEITVIGWNNEVPDNIRIGAGAVVHPRRKGKWPEYVRPGEVLK; from the coding sequence ATGGATCACAGGGGTATCAGGGATCAGGAACCTGCTCTGCTCGAAGAAAATGCTGTTGTGCAGAACAGTTTACTCTATAACGGCTGCAAGGTAGCAGGAAGTGTACGAAATTCTATTCTCTTTCCTGGAGTTCATGTTCGGCAGGGTGCAGTCGTGGAAAATTCAGTTCTTTTTTTCGATAATTCAATTGGGGAAAACTGCCGCTTGAATACAGTTGTCAGTGATGTGAACACCAGTTTCGGTGCCGGTGCGAATATTGGTGCAAAGACAGGCTCTGTTGCAGAGGAGATCACTGTTATTGGCTGGAATAATGAAGTGCCTGACAATATCCGGATTGGCGCAGGTGCAGTTGTGCATCCGCGCAGGAAAGGAAAGTGGCCGGAATATGTGAGGCCCGGGGAGGTGCTGAAATGA
- a CDS encoding glucose-1-phosphate adenylyltransferase family protein — protein sequence MRKAKEALVLLLAGGVGSRLNILVQKRAKPAVPFAGIYRIIDFSLSNVMNSGLQKVGVLTQYKPLSLMDHLSHGEPWDFTGRGRGVKILPPRTGELESDWYRGTADAVRRNLDFIRANPAKEVVILSGDHIYHMDFDAMIEFHRAKNADVTIAMMVVSKSEIHQFGAGITDRDDRIIDWEEKPKEPKTNLASMGIYVFDYDYLLDTLSRNSLELDFGMDILPRAIREDNVFAYPFYGYWRDVGTVQAYWEANMDVIRKNSGISPHDWNIRTNIEAGNRFADRPPARFGSRAKVHSSLISAGSTIRGDVQQSVLAPGVVVEEGAVVRNSVIFSDCVVKKGAKIDYAILDKRVCVEKDAEIGCGRNHAVANKLNPDHLYSGITLVGKGTHIPAELRIGRNCAIHSTVNLADFSGKIIEDGESLI from the coding sequence ATGAGAAAGGCAAAGGAAGCTCTGGTCCTCCTGCTTGCCGGTGGTGTAGGCAGTCGCTTGAATATACTTGTGCAGAAACGTGCAAAACCAGCTGTTCCCTTTGCCGGAATCTATAGAATTATAGATTTCAGCCTGAGCAATGTCATGAACTCGGGCTTGCAGAAAGTGGGAGTTCTGACCCAGTATAAGCCACTCTCCCTGATGGATCATTTGAGTCATGGAGAACCATGGGATTTTACAGGCAGAGGACGGGGAGTTAAAATTCTTCCTCCTCGTACGGGGGAACTCGAATCAGACTGGTACAGGGGAACGGCTGATGCTGTACGCAGGAATCTTGATTTTATTCGTGCCAATCCCGCGAAAGAAGTCGTTATTCTGTCCGGTGATCATATCTATCATATGGATTTTGATGCCATGATAGAATTTCATCGGGCCAAAAATGCGGATGTAACCATTGCCATGATGGTGGTTTCAAAGAGTGAAATACATCAGTTCGGGGCCGGTATTACAGACAGGGATGACAGAATTATAGACTGGGAGGAAAAACCGAAGGAACCGAAGACGAACCTGGCATCCATGGGAATATATGTTTTTGACTATGATTATCTGCTGGATACTCTTTCCCGCAACTCGCTGGAATTGGATTTTGGTATGGATATCCTGCCCAGAGCTATCAGGGAGGATAATGTTTTTGCCTATCCGTTTTATGGATACTGGAGGGATGTGGGCACTGTACAGGCCTACTGGGAAGCGAATATGGATGTTATTCGAAAAAACAGTGGTATTTCTCCACACGATTGGAATATCAGAACAAATATAGAAGCTGGAAACCGGTTTGCTGATCGTCCTCCCGCCAGGTTTGGTTCCAGGGCCAAGGTCCATTCTTCTCTTATTTCAGCCGGAAGTACTATCAGGGGTGATGTCCAACAGTCAGTTCTTGCCCCGGGAGTAGTGGTGGAAGAGGGTGCCGTGGTGAGAAATTCCGTAATTTTTTCGGATTGTGTAGTAAAAAAAGGTGCAAAAATTGATTATGCAATTCTTGATAAAAGGGTTTGTGTAGAGAAAGACGCAGAAATCGGTTGTGGCAGAAATCACGCGGTAGCCAACAAACTTAATCCGGATCATCTCTATTCCGGAATTACTCTTGTTGGGAAGGGAACGCATATTCCCGCGGAGCTGCGTATCGGCAGAAACTGTGCAATCCATTCCACCGTAAATCTTGCGGATTTTTCCGGAAAAATAATTGAAGATGGTGAGTCGTTGATCTAA
- a CDS encoding Bax inhibitor-1/YccA family protein, whose protein sequence is MYETTGQMTIAQARQQASTLFLAKVFNWMAAGLGITGLVAYFTASTGLAMTIIGSPLFFILVLAELGMVFYLSARIGKIQASTASSLFIGYSVLNGLTLSVIFLAYTSSSIAGTFFITAGMFGAMAVYGLVTKRDLSGWGSFLFMGLIGIIIASIVNIFLKSSGMAWMISILGVFIFTGLTAYDVQKIKRIGEEGIMSQGMEMIKKGAIMGALTLYLDFINLFLMLLRFFGGSRD, encoded by the coding sequence ATGTACGAAACAACAGGACAAATGACAATTGCCCAGGCAAGGCAACAGGCGTCTACGCTTTTTCTCGCAAAGGTATTCAACTGGATGGCAGCCGGTCTTGGAATTACCGGACTGGTAGCGTATTTTACCGCATCCACCGGCCTGGCCATGACAATCATCGGCAGCCCGCTTTTTTTCATCCTGGTTCTCGCGGAACTGGGGATGGTCTTCTACCTTTCAGCCCGCATCGGGAAGATACAGGCCTCAACAGCATCGAGCCTGTTTATCGGCTACTCCGTTCTCAACGGTCTTACATTGTCTGTCATCTTCCTGGCCTATACCAGCTCTTCCATTGCCGGAACATTTTTTATAACAGCCGGAATGTTCGGAGCCATGGCTGTTTACGGACTGGTCACTAAGCGGGACCTGTCAGGCTGGGGGTCTTTTCTTTTCATGGGGCTTATTGGTATAATCATTGCTTCGATCGTCAATATCTTCCTGAAAAGCTCCGGAATGGCCTGGATGATTTCCATCCTTGGAGTCTTTATTTTCACTGGGCTGACCGCCTATGATGTGCAGAAAATAAAGAGAATCGGAGAAGAAGGAATTATGAGTCAGGGGATGGAAATGATAAAGAAAGGGGCCATCATGGGTGCACTCACATTGTACCTTGATTTCATCAATCTCTTCCTCATGCTGCTCCGCTTTTTTGGAGGCAGCAGGGACTGA